The window ACCGGGCGGCACCTGGACGACCGCGCGTCGCTGAAGCCGTCGGTGCGGACGCCGTCGGGCTTCTTGGAGGTGCGCGGCGCTTCGACGCACAACCTGCAGGACGTCGACGTCGACGTCCCGCTCGGCGTGCTGGTCGTCGTGACCGGCGTGGCGGGCTCGGGCAAGAGCTCCCTGATCCACGGCTCGGTGTCCGGCGGCGAGGGCGTGGTGACGGTCGACCAGACCGGCATCCGCGGCTCGCGCCGGAGCAACCCGGCGACCTACACGGGCTTGCTGGAGCCGATCCGCAAGGCGTTCGCCAAGGCCAACGGCGTCAAGCCGGCGCTGTTCAGCGCGAACTCCGAAGGCGCGTGCCCGAACTGCAACGGCGCCGGGGTCGTCTACACCGACCTCGGCATCATGGCGGGCACCGCGACGCCCTGCGAGGTCTGCGAGGGCAAGCGGTTCAACGCCGAGGTGCTGGAGTACACCTTCGGCGGCCGGGACATCAGCGAGGTGCTCGGGATGTCGGTGGCCGAAGCGCTCGAGTTCTTCGCCGACGGCGACGCGGCGCTCCCGGCGGCACACAAGGTCCTGACGCACCTGACCGACGTCGGCCTCGGCTACCTGACGCTCGGCCAGCCCCTGACGACCCTGTCCGGCGGCGAGCGGCAGCGGATCAAGCTGGCGACGCACATGGCGGAGAAGGGCGGGGTGTACGTCCTCGACGAGCCGACGGCGGGCCTGCACCTGGCCGACGTCGAGCAGCTGCTGGGCCTGCTGGACCGGCTGGTCGAGGCGGGCAAGTCGGTGATCGTCATCGAGCACCACCAGGCGGTGATGGCCCACGCGGACTGGATCATCGACCTCGGCCCGGGCGCCGGCCACGACGGTGGCCGGGTCGTCTTCGAGGGCACCCCGGCTGACCTGGTGAAATCGCGGAAGACGCTGACCGGCGAGCACCTCGCGGAGTACGTCGGCTGATCCTCATACCAGATGCGGCGGTAGGGCGGGCCCCCGGAATGTGCCGGGGGCGCTCCGGGTTCCCGCGGTGACCCCTACCCGGAACACTCGGGCCGGTGACCACCACCGAGAACCCCGCTCTCACCGGCAGCGACTTCGCCCGGCTGAGCCACCGCATCTCCGCCGCCGGCCTGATGGCGCGCCGTCCCGGCTACTACACCGCCCGGTTCGCCGTCGTGGGCGGGTTGTTCGCCGCCGGGTGGGTCGCCTTCGCGCTGCTCGGGAACTCGTGGTGGCAGCTGGCCGTCGCCGCGTTCCAGGCCGTCATGTTCGCGCAGATCGCGCTGCTCTCGCACGACCTCGCGCACAAGCAGGTGTTCCGGCGCCGCCGGCCCACCGAGATCGCCGGGATGCTCGTCGGCAACCTCGGCATCGGGATGAGCTACGGCTGGTGGATGGACAAGCACACCCGCCACCACGCCAACCCGAACCACGAGGAGCTCGACCCCGACGTCGACCCGGACATCCTCGTGTGGTCGAAGGACCAGGCCCGGAACGCGAGCGGCGTCGCGAAGTTCATCGGGCGGTACCAGGCCTTCCTGTTCTTCCCGCTGCTGACGCTCGAAGGGCTCAACCTGCACGTTTCGGGGATCCGTGCGGTGCGCAAGCCGGGCCTGCGCCGCCGGGGTGTGGAGGCCGCGCTGCTCGCCACGCACGTCGTCGTCTACCTCACCGCGCTGTGCACGGTCCTCTCCCCCGGCATGGCGCTGCTGTTCTTCGCGGTCCACCAAGGACTCTGGGGTGTCTACATGGGATCGATCTTCGCGCCCAACCACAAGGGCATGCCGACGCTGACCGGGCAGCCGGAGCTCGACTTCCTCCGCAGGCAGGTGCTCACGTCGCGCAACGTCCGCGGCGGCCTCGTCACCGACGTCGCCCTCGGCGGCCTCAACTACCAGATCGAGCACCACCTGTTCCCGAGCATGCCGTCGCGGCACCTGCGGCTGGCCCAGCCGATCGTCGAGGGCTACTGCGCCGAGCTGGGCGTCCCCTACCTGCAGACGAGCCTGGTCGAGTCCTACCGGCAGGCCCTCACCCACCTGCACGAAGCTGGGGCGCCTCTCAGGAACCGTTCGTAGACTCGGGGCATGAGGAAGACTCGATTATGAGGAAGACGGTCGCGGCCCTGCGGGACCTGCCGGCGGCGTTCGGCGCGAAGGCCACCGGCGCGCGGGCCGAGCGGGTCCGCACCTCGCCGCAGTTCGACGGCAAGGTGTTCCGCAACGCCGCGCCCCGGCACCCGATGACCGCGGCGTCGATGCGGACGATCTTCCGCGAGATGTTCTTCGGCGAGCACCGCGAGCTGCGCAAGCCCGGCGGCCCGGTGCCGCTGGTCGCGTCGGCACCGGTCGAGTCGGCCGAGGGCCTGCACCTGACGTGGTACGGGCACGCGTCGACGCTGGTCGAGCTGGACGGCGCCCGTGTGCTGCTCGACCCGGTGTGGAGCGACCGGGTGTCGCCCGCGGCGTTCGCCGGCCCGCGGCGGCTGCACGAGCCGCCGGTGCCGTTGTCCGGGCTCGGCCGGATCGACGCGGTGGTGATCTCGCACGACCACTACGACCACCTGGACCTGGCGACGGTCCGCGCCCTGGTGTCTTCGACCGAAGCGCCTTTCCTCGTGCCGCTCGGGGTGGGCGCGCACCTGGAGCGCTGGCGCGTTCCGGCGGCGCGCATCATCGAGCTGGACTGGCACGAAGAGGCGACGGTCGCGGGCGTCCGGTTCGTCGCGACGCCGGCCCAGCACTTCTCCGGCCGCGGCATCACCAACGACGACACGCTGTGGACGTCGTGGGCGCTGCTGGGACCTTCGCACCGGGTGTTCTACAGCGGTGACACGGGGTATTTCGACGGTTTCGCGACGATCGGCCAGGAGCACGGCCCGTTCGACGCGGCGTTGATCCAGATCGGCGCGTACGCCCCGCATTGGCCGGACATCCACATGACCCCGGAGGAAGGCGTCGCGGCGGGCATCGACGTGCGCGCGAAGCTGCTGATCCCGGTCCACTGGGCGACGTTCCAGCTGGCGATGCACCCCTGGGGCGAGCCGGCGGACCGCGTGTGGCGCGAGGCGAAGGCGGCGGACCTGGCGCTGGCGATCCCCCGCCCGGGCGAGCGCATCGACGTGAGCGAGCCCCCGGCGGTCGACGGCTGGTGGCAGGCGCTGTGAAGCTGAAGCTCGACCTCCACGACATCTACAACCACGGCGGCGAGATCGACCGGGCGCTGCGCGCGATCATCGACGAAGCTGTCGCCAAGAAGGCGCCGCTCGTCGAGATCATCCCCGGGAAGGGGTCGGGCCAGCTGAAGAAGCACGTCCTGCGGTTCCTCGAGCGCAAGGACGTGAAGGCGCTCTACCACCGGGTGGAGAAGGACAAGGACAACTTCGGCCGGGTGTTCGTGCACTTCCGCTGGAAGTGATCAGCCGGGTGGCGGGACGGGCGCGCGGCCCCACGCCTCGCGGAACGCGCTGACGGTCAGCCAGGCGAGCCGGGCGTTGACGGAGAAGAGCTGGCGCACCGGGCTGAGCGTGTCGAACGACGCGTCCCCTTCGGTGCGGCCGCGGTCGAGATATCTGGTCCCGGGTCTCGCTGAACAGAGCTGCCCTGTCCTCGACGACCCCGTCGAGCACCAGCGCCCGGCTGTCGGCGAAGCCCTTCTCGGGCTTGAGCTTGCCGAGCTCCCGTTCGGCCACGGCGCGCAGCTCCGCGACGAGCCACTCGGGGTCCTCGCCATCCGGCTCCGCGCTGCGGGGGACGGGGGCAGCCGGTGGCGAAGCGGTCACGGAGCGGATGCCAGCGAACGAGAGCTGCCCGACCGGACAAACCGGCTTTTTCGCGCTCAGAACCGGCTGTCGTGGCGGGCTTCGGCCCACGCGCGGTCCCACGCTGCCGCGTGGAGGCGGCTCACCGCGAACCGGCCGATGCCGTACAGGCCGGCCAGCGAGCCCGTGATCGCCACCCACAGCAGGATCGCCGCGAAGACGCCGTCGGCCGCCGAGGTGGACGGCGAGAGCGGCTCGCTCGACAGCTCGCCGCGCTGGTCGAGCCACACCGGGACGTGCGTGCCCGCCGGGCTGCCCGCGTCGGCGAGGACGTCGCCGGTGTGGCGGGCGCCGCGCGCGTCGAACCAGGCGGCCTGGACCGTCGTCTGGTCGGCCGGGGCTCCCGCGCCGTCGGTGCTGTAGGACTGGCTGGGTGCCGCCGCGAGCGACACGGCCGTCGCCGGGTGGCGGGTCGTGCGTTCCTGCTCGGCCCGTGCGGTCTGCGCGGCGTAGGTGTCCGAGCCGAACGCGGCCGCGAACGGCAGGGCGAGCAGCGCGCCGGCGAACACCAGCACCAGCAGGGCCGCCTCGACGCGGTCGCCGAACCTGGTCAGCGGGTTGCGGCCGGGGTGCAACCGGCGCCGGAACCGGGCGATCCGTCCGCTGGGCCCACGCATGCGCGACTCACTCCTCCCCGGGAAACGTCATCTCCCCTCCAGTGTGCGCGCGGGACTCGGCTTTCTCTCGTCAATGGGATGCGGCCCACCTGTGAACCCGTGCACAACCACCCGGTCGCGTTACCGTGCCGATCCTTACCGATCGCCGACCACAGTGCGTGAGCGATCCGCGGTCCGCGCTCAGAGCCAATCGTCCGGACGCGGCCACGGCATCAGCGCCGACAACGCGTCCCGCGCCGGCTCGGTGACCGCGTAGCGGCCGCGGTGGAACAGCAACGGCCGGGCGTCCGACGGCGTGCCCAGCGCCGTCACGCGGCCGATCACCACGTAGTGGTCGCCCGCCTCGTGGACCGCTTCCAGCGCACAGTCGATCCAGGTCAAGGCGCCGTCGAGCAGGGGCGCACCGGAGGACGGCGCCGGGGTCCAGCCGACGCGGGCGAACTTGTCCTCGCCGCGGGCGCCGAACACCGCGCTGACCTCCTGCTGGTCCTCGGCCAGCACGTTGACCGCGAACCGGCCCGCCGCGGCCAGCACCGGCCACGTCCGCGACGTGCGAGCCGGGCAGAACAGCACCAACGGCGGGTCGAGGGACAGCGCGGCGAACGACTGGCAGGCGAAGCCGGCGAGCGTGTCGCCGTGCCGGCCGGTGACCACCGTGACGCCCGTGCAGAAGTGCCCGAGCACGCTGCGGAACCCGGCCTGGTCGACCACCACCGACGTCATGCGCCCGGGGGCCGCGCGCCGACCGAGAAGTCGTGGCCCCACAAGGAGACCGCGGTGCTCTCGCGGGCGATCCAGTTGTCGTCGTCGACTTGGCGGCCCTCGCAGCCGAACTCGACGTCGAAGCCGCCGGGGGTCTTCATGTAGAACGACAGCATCAGGTCGTTGACGTGCCGGCCGAGCGTGGCCGACATCGGCACCTTCCGGCGGATCGCGCGATCGAGGCACAGGCCGACGTCGTCGGTGTTCTCCACCTCGACCATCAGGTGCACGATCCCGCTCGGCGTCGGCATCGGCAGGAACGCCAGGCTGTGGTGCCGCGGGTTGCAGCCGAAGAACCGCAGCCACGCGGGCGGCCCGTCGGCGGGCCTGCCGAGCATCTGCGGCGGCAGGCGCATCGAGTCGCGCAGCCGGAAGCCGAGGACGTCGCGGTAGAACCGCAGCGACGCCTCATCATCCTTTGTGGACAGAACGACGTGGCCGAGGCCCTGCTCGCCGGTGACGAACGTGTGGCCGTACGGGCTCACGACGCGCCGGTGCTGCAGCGCGACGCCGTGGAACACCTCCTGGGTGTTGCCGGACGGGTCGTCGAAGCTGATCAGCTCGTCGACGCGCCGATCGGCCAGCTCCTCGGGCGTGCCCTCCTTGTAGGGCACGGAGGCACTGTCCAACCGCGACCGCAGCTCGGCGAGCTCACCGGCGTGAGCGACCTCCCAGCCGGTGACGGCCAGCCGGTCGGCCGCACCGGGCGAGATGACCAGCCGGGCCGGGAAGTCGTCCATGCGCAGGTACAGCGAGTCCGGATCGACGCCCTTGCCTTCGACCATGCCGAGCACCTTGAGCCCGTACTCGCGCCACGCCGCCATGTCGGTGGCTTCGATGCGGAGGTAGCCCAGTGACCGGATGCCCATCAGGAACTCCCGAGGAAGTCGAGGGCCAGCCGGTTGAACTCGTCGAACTTCTCCAGCTGGGCCCAGTGCCCGCAGCCGCCGAACACGTGCAGCTGCGCGCGCGGAATCGTCTTCAAAGCCACGAGCGCGCCGTCCAGGGGGTTGACGCGGTCCTCGCGGCCCCAGATCAGGAGCACGCGCTGGCGCAGGCGGTGGGCTTCGCGCCAGAGCATGCCTTCTTCGTAGGTTTCGGGGTGGGCGAACGACATCCCCATCGCGCGCATCGCGGCGAGCGACTCCGGGGTGTTCGCCGCGGCGAAGCGTTCGTCGACCAGCTCGTCGGTGATCAGCGCCTGGTCGTGGACCATGATGCGCAGGAAGGCTGCCATGCGCTCGCGGCTCGGCTTGGCGCCGAAGCGGCCCAGGTTCTTGACGCCCTCGGTGGGATCGGGCGCGAAGAGGTTGACGCTCAGCCCGCCCGGCCCCATCAGCACGAGCCGTCCGGCCCGCTTTCCGTGGTTGAGCGCCAGCCGGACCGCCGCTCCCCCGCCGAGCGAGTTGCCGACGAAGTGGGCGCGCTCGATGCCGAGGGCGTCCATCAGCCCGACGACGGCGTCCGCGCTGTGCCGGAAGTACTGCGGGTGCTCGGTCGGCTTGTCGGAACGCCCGAAGCCGGGCTGGTCGACGGCGATCGTCCGGTAGTGCTTGGCGAACTCCGGCAGGTTGCGCCCGAAGTTGCTCCACGCCGACGCGCCCGGCCCGCCGCCGTGCAGCAGGATGACCGTCTCGGCGTGTTCCGCACCGGCTTCGTGGTAGTGCAGCTTCAAGCTGCCTGCCTGGACGTACTTTCCCTCCGGAGCGGCCATCAGTACATCGCGTTCTCGACGGGCAGCCCGAAGGCGCCGGTGCCGAACATGACGTACGCGCGCTCGGCGTCGTTGGCCGCGTGGACGCGGCCCGCGTGCGCGTCGCGCCAGAAGCGCTGGATCGGCGTGCCGCGCTGGATCGCCCGCCCGCCGGAGTTCTCGAAGAGCCGGTCGATCGCGGCGATCGCGCGTTCCGTGCCGCGCACCTGGTCGCGCCGGACGCGCAGCCGCAGGTCCGTAGGCAGCCGCTCCTCGCGCTTGGCCAGTTCGTACAGTTCGTCGATGTTGCGCGTCAGCTGCAGCCACGCCGCGTCGATTTCGCTGGCCGCCTCGGCGATCCGGACCTTGGCGAACGGGTCCTCTTTGGACTGTTCACCGGCGTACGCGGCCCGCACGCGCTTGCGCTGGTGCTCGACGTGCGCGTCGTAGGCGCCCTGCGCCATCCCGATGATCGGCGCGGTGATGGTGCTGGGGTGCACCGAGCCATAGGGCAGCCGGTACAGCGGACCGGGGTTGACCGCCTGGCCCGGCACCTTGCACTTCGACGTCGCGATGAAGCTCAGCGCCCGGTGCTGCGGGATGAAGACGTCCTCGACGACGATGTCGTTCGAGCCGGTCCCGCGCAGGCCGACGGTGTCCCAGACGTCCACGATCGCGTAGTCCGCGATGGGCAGCAGGTACGTGCAGAAGTCGACCGGCTTCCCGTCCTTGAACGCGGGTCCGCCGAGCAGCACCCACGTGCAGTGATCGCAGCCGGAGGAGAAGCTCCACCGGCCGGACAGCCGGTAGCCGCCGTCGACGACCTCCGCCTTGCCCATCGGCGCGTACGACGAGGAGATCCGCACGTCTTCGTCCTCGCCCCAGACCTCCTGCTGGGCCTGCGCGTCGAACAGCGCCACGTGCCACGGGTGGACGCCGAGGATGGAGGCGACCCAGCCGGTGGACCCGCACGCGCTCGCGATCAGCTTGACCGCGGTGTAGAAGCTCACCGGGTCCGTTTCGAGCCCGCCGAACGGCTTCGGCTGCAGCATCTTGAAGAACCCGGTCTCCTGCAGGGCCTTGACGGACTCTTCGGGGATGCTTCGCGCGTCCTCGGTGTCCTGGGCCCGTTCCCGCAGGACCGGCAGGAGGTCCCGGACCCCGGCGATCACCTGCTCGCTCATGCGCAGTCCTCTCTCGCGTCTCTTCCCAGAGACTAGAACACGTTCTCGTTTTTGTCGAGAACGCCCTGCGCCAGAGCACTGTTGATCCCTGCCCTGCGGCCGGAAAACACGCAGTCGGCCAGGGACAACCCGCTCACGTACGACCTGGAACAGATTCCCACCGCGGTGCGCCCGGCCGCGTACAGCCCGGCGATCGGCTCCCCCGCCGCGTTCCGCACCGCGCCGGTGTCCTCGTCGACGACCAGACCGCCGAGGGTGAGCATCGGCGTGGGATAGCCCAGGTTGGGGCGCACCGAGATGTCGATGAGGGAGAACGGCGGGTTGTCCAGCCGCCGCGCGAACTCGGCGGGCTTGCCCATCGGGTCGTGGACGCCGTGATAGGCCTCGACGCTCGCGCGCAGGCCCTGCGCGTCGACCCCCGCCTTGCGCGCCACCTCCTCGACCGTCGCGCCGGTGACCCGGCCGCGGCGCAGCAGGTACCGCAGCTGGAGCCATTGGAACCACTGGCTTTGCGCACGGCCGTCCTGCCGGGCCTCCGCCACGATCGGCGCGTCGACGAGCAGCCAGCCCGTGCTCCCGTGCTGCTCGATGAGCTTTTCGCCGACGGCCGCGCCGTAGCGGGACTCGTCGATGACCCGGCGGCCGTCGGCGTCGACGATGATGCCGCTGAGGAACGCGCTGGGCGGCGTGACGAACCGCCACGCCGAGATCCGGCCCAGCTCCCCGGTTGCGGCCCCGGCTTCGACGCCGAGCCGGATGCCCGAGCCGTCGTCGGCGGACGTGCCGAGCGCGAGCCCGCCGCGGTAGGCCGGCGCGTGCTCGCGCACCATTTCCCGGTTCGCGATGAACCCGCCCGCGGCGAGCACGACCCCGCGCCGGGCGGTGATCCGCAGCTCACGGCCGTGCTGACGTTCGAGACGTTCGACACGCCGGTGCAGCGACTTCCGCAGCGAGGGTACGTAGATCCCGGGTTTCGCGGCGTACTGCCCGAGCCGCCGGTGCCGGGCCCGCACCCCGGCGGGCGCGTCCCGCAGCGTGTCGGCGACGAGCCCGGTGACGCGGCCGTCGTCCTGGAGCAGGCTGCGAGCGTGTGTCTGGGTGAGCACCCGGATGCCGCGCTTCGCGACGGCCTCCTTGAGGCGTGTCATCAGCGTCTTCCCGGAGGTCCCGGGACCTTTGACGCGATGGCCGCGCGGCGCGGGCTTGGCCGCGTCGCGGAAGCCGCCCGCGGCTTCGCTGCCGGAGTAGTAGAGGTAGTGCCGGTCGCTCGGGTACGACGTCTTGTACGGGCAGAGGCTGCCTTCGAACGGCACGCCGTTGCCCTCCAGCCAGGTGATCATCTCGCGGCTGCCTTCGCAGAAGCGCCGCAGGGTTTCTTCCGAGACGACGTCCCCGGCTTCGAGCCGCAGGTAGGCGTACATCGCGTCGACGGAGTCGTCGACGCCCGCGTCGAGTTGCTGGGTGGTCCCGCCGCCCGCGTAGACCACACCCCCGCTGACCGCGCTCGCGCCGCCGCCGGCGAACCGTTCGACGATGATGACGTCGGCGCCCGCGTCGGCCGCTTCGAGGGCGGCGCAGGCGCCGGCCGCTCCGAACCCCACGATCACCACGTCCGCGACGAGTTCGTTCATGGTCGTCACCCTAGAACTGAAACACGTTCTCGTCTATGGTGACGGAAGCGGCTCCCAACTGGATGCTCATTTTGTGGAACACGTTACAGGTCGCGGACCAAGTGAGGTGGCATGACGGAGCAGTTCGACGTCGTCGTCGTCGGCAGCGGCGCCGCCGGGATGACCGCCGCGCTGGCCGCCGCGAAGGCCGGTCTGAGCGTCGTCGTCCTGGAGAAGGCGGCCTGCTTCGGCGGCTCGACCGCGCGCTCCGGTGGCGGGGTCTGGCTGCCGGGCAACCACGCGCTGCGCGCCGCCGGGATCGACGAACCGCCCGAGCGGGCGCGCGAGTACCTGGCCTCGATCGTCGGCGACGTCGTCCCGGCCGTCCGGCGCGACACGTTCCTCGACCACGGCCCCGAGGTGCTGAAGTTCGTCTGCGACCACACGCCGCTGAAATTCCGGTGGGTCCGCGACTACAGCGACTACCACCCCGAAGCCCCCGGCGGGCGGCCCGGCGGCCGCTCGGTCGAGCCGATGGCCTTCGACGGCAAGCTGCTCGGCGCCGAACTGGCCCACCTCGAACCGCCGTACAGCGCTCCCCCGCTCGGCGTGCCGATCACCCAGGCCGACTACCGCTGGCTGAGCCTCCTCGCGCGGCACCCGCGCGGCGCGGTCCGGATGCTGTCCCTGGGGGTCCAGTGGCTGGTCGGGCGCGTACGCGGCCAGCGGCTGCTGAGCATGGGGCAAGCGCTTGCGGCGGGGTTGCGGGTGGGCCTGACCAGGGCGGGCGTCGACGTCCGGCTGAACACGCCGCTGGTCGATCTGCAGGTCGAAGGGGACCGCGTCACCGGCGTCGTCACCGCGGACGGAGTCGTCGGGGCCCGGCGGGGCGTGATCCTCGCCAGCGGCGGCTTCGAGCAGAACCTGGAGATGCGCGAGAAGTACCAGCGCGCGCCGATCGGCACCGACTGGACCGTCGGCGCGGCCGCCAACACCGGCGACGGCATCACCGCCGGCCTCAAGCTCGGCGCGGCCCTCGACCTGATGGACGACGCCTGGTGGGGGCCGTCGCTGCCGCTCACCGGCGGGCCGTGGTTCGCGCTGGCCGAGCGGTCGCGGCCGCGCTGCATCATGGTCGACGCCCGAGGCGAGCGGTTCGTCAACGAGTCGGCGCCCTACGTCGAGGCCGTGCACGCGATGTACGGCGACGGCGACGGGCCGGGCGAGCACATCCCGACCTGGCTCGTGTTCGACCAGCGCTACAAGGACCGGTACATGTTCACCGGCGTCGGGCCGCGACAGCCGCTGCCGGGGCGCTGGTTCAAGGCCGGGATCGCGGTGAAGTCGGGCTCCTTGGCCGGGCTGGCCGCGAAGATGGACGTCCCGCCGGAGGGCCTGGAAGCGACGGTCGAGCGCTTCAACGGCTTCGCACGCAAGGGCGTCGACGAAGACTTCCAGCGCGGCGTCAGCAAGTACGACCACTACTACGGCGACCCGCGCAACAAGCCCAACCCCAGCCTCGGCCCCCTGGACAAAGCGCCGTACTACGCGGTGAAGATCGTGCCGGGCGACCTGGGGACCAAGGGCGGCCTGCGCACCGACGAGCAGGCACGGGTCCTGCGTGAGGACGGCTCGGTCGTACCGGGCCTCTACGCCGCGGGCAACGTCAGCGCGGCCGTGATGGGCCGGACGTACGCCGGGCCGGGCGCGACCATCGGGCCCGCCATGGTGTTCGGCTACCTTGCGGCCACGCGGCTGGCGCACGAAGATCAAGGGACCACGGGAGGCGAGCGATGACGCAGGAGTCCGTACGCACCATCTACGCCGGTGAGCCGCCGACCCGGTTCGCGCGCGGCTGGCACTGCCTCGGCCTGGCCGAGCGGTTCCGCGACGGGAAGCCGCACGCGGTGACGGCGTTCGGCACGAAGCTCGTCGTGTTCGCCGACTCGAAGGGCGGCTTGAACGTCCTCGACGGCTACTGCCGGCACATGGGCGGCGACCTCACCCAGGGCAGCGTCAAGGGCGACGAGGTCGCGTGCCCGTTCCACGACTGGCGCTGGAACGGCAAGGGCAAGTGCGTCTCGATCCCCTACGCCAAGCGGGTTCCGCTGCGCGCGCGGACCCGGTCGTGGACGGCGGTGGAGCAGAACGGCCAGCTGATGGTCTGGCACGACCCGGAAGGCAACCCGCCGGCCGACGAGCTGGCGATCCCGCACATCGAGGCGGCCGACAGTCCCGAGTGGAGCAACTGGACCTGGGACTCGCTCTTCATCGACGGCTCCAACTGCCGGGAGATCATCGACAACGTCGTCGACATGGCCCACTTCTTCTACATCCACTACGCCTACCCGACGTATTTCAAGAACGTCTTCGAAGGCCACATCGCGACGCAGTACCTCAACACCAAGGGCCGCCCGGACATGGGCATGGCCTCCAACTACGGCGGTGAAGACAACCTGCTGCGGTCGGAGGCGTCGTACTTCGGGCCGTCCTATATGATCAACAAGCTGGTGAACTCGTTCCAGGGCTACGAGATCGAGAGCGTGCTCATCAACTGCCACTACCCCGTGACGCCGACGTCGTTCGTGCTGCAGTACGGCATGAAGGTCAAGAAGCAGCACGGGCTCACGGACGAGCACGCGGACAAGATCGCGGCGAAGCTGGCCAAGGGCATCGGCGCGGGATTCCTGCAGGACGTCGAGATCTGGAAGCACAAGACGCAGATCGACAACCCGCTGCTGTGCGAAGAGGACGGTCCGGTCTACCAGCTT of the Amycolatopsis sp. NBC_01488 genome contains:
- a CDS encoding fatty acid desaturase family protein, which gives rise to MTTTENPALTGSDFARLSHRISAAGLMARRPGYYTARFAVVGGLFAAGWVAFALLGNSWWQLAVAAFQAVMFAQIALLSHDLAHKQVFRRRRPTEIAGMLVGNLGIGMSYGWWMDKHTRHHANPNHEELDPDVDPDILVWSKDQARNASGVAKFIGRYQAFLFFPLLTLEGLNLHVSGIRAVRKPGLRRRGVEAALLATHVVVYLTALCTVLSPGMALLFFAVHQGLWGVYMGSIFAPNHKGMPTLTGQPELDFLRRQVLTSRNVRGGLVTDVALGGLNYQIEHHLFPSMPSRHLRLAQPIVEGYCAELGVPYLQTSLVESYRQALTHLHEAGAPLRNRS
- a CDS encoding MBL fold metallo-hydrolase, translated to MRKTVAALRDLPAAFGAKATGARAERVRTSPQFDGKVFRNAAPRHPMTAASMRTIFREMFFGEHRELRKPGGPVPLVASAPVESAEGLHLTWYGHASTLVELDGARVLLDPVWSDRVSPAAFAGPRRLHEPPVPLSGLGRIDAVVISHDHYDHLDLATVRALVSSTEAPFLVPLGVGAHLERWRVPAARIIELDWHEEATVAGVRFVATPAQHFSGRGITNDDTLWTSWALLGPSHRVFYSGDTGYFDGFATIGQEHGPFDAALIQIGAYAPHWPDIHMTPEEGVAAGIDVRAKLLIPVHWATFQLAMHPWGEPADRVWREAKAADLALAIPRPGERIDVSEPPAVDGWWQAL
- a CDS encoding Smr/MutS family protein is translated as MKLKLDLHDIYNHGGEIDRALRAIIDEAVAKKAPLVEIIPGKGSGQLKKHVLRFLERKDVKALYHRVEKDKDNFGRVFVHFRWK
- a CDS encoding Rv1733c family protein, coding for MRGPSGRIARFRRRLHPGRNPLTRFGDRVEAALLVLVFAGALLALPFAAAFGSDTYAAQTARAEQERTTRHPATAVSLAAAPSQSYSTDGAGAPADQTTVQAAWFDARGARHTGDVLADAGSPAGTHVPVWLDQRGELSSEPLSPSTSAADGVFAAILLWVAITGSLAGLYGIGRFAVSRLHAAAWDRAWAEARHDSRF
- the hsaB gene encoding 3-hydroxy-9,10-secoandrosta-1,3,5(10)-triene-9,17-dione monooxygenase reductase subunit; this translates as MTSVVVDQAGFRSVLGHFCTGVTVVTGRHGDTLAGFACQSFAALSLDPPLVLFCPARTSRTWPVLAAAGRFAVNVLAEDQQEVSAVFGARGEDKFARVGWTPAPSSGAPLLDGALTWIDCALEAVHEAGDHYVVIGRVTALGTPSDARPLLFHRGRYAVTEPARDALSALMPWPRPDDWL
- the hsaC gene encoding iron-dependent extradiol dioxygenase HsaC, whose translation is MGIRSLGYLRIEATDMAAWREYGLKVLGMVEGKGVDPDSLYLRMDDFPARLVISPGAADRLAVTGWEVAHAGELAELRSRLDSASVPYKEGTPEELADRRVDELISFDDPSGNTQEVFHGVALQHRRVVSPYGHTFVTGEQGLGHVVLSTKDDEASLRFYRDVLGFRLRDSMRLPPQMLGRPADGPPAWLRFFGCNPRHHSLAFLPMPTPSGIVHLMVEVENTDDVGLCLDRAIRRKVPMSATLGRHVNDLMLSFYMKTPGGFDVEFGCEGRQVDDDNWIARESTAVSLWGHDFSVGARPPGA
- the hsaD gene encoding 4,5:9,10-diseco-3-hydroxy-5,9,17-trioxoandrosta-1(10),2-diene-4-oate hydrolase encodes the protein MAAPEGKYVQAGSLKLHYHEAGAEHAETVILLHGGGPGASAWSNFGRNLPEFAKHYRTIAVDQPGFGRSDKPTEHPQYFRHSADAVVGLMDALGIERAHFVGNSLGGGAAVRLALNHGKRAGRLVLMGPGGLSVNLFAPDPTEGVKNLGRFGAKPSRERMAAFLRIMVHDQALITDELVDERFAAANTPESLAAMRAMGMSFAHPETYEEGMLWREAHRLRQRVLLIWGREDRVNPLDGALVALKTIPRAQLHVFGGCGHWAQLEKFDEFNRLALDFLGSS
- the hsaA gene encoding 3-hydroxy-9,10-secoandrosta-1,3,5(10)-triene-9,17-dione monooxygenase oxygenase subunit is translated as MSEQVIAGVRDLLPVLRERAQDTEDARSIPEESVKALQETGFFKMLQPKPFGGLETDPVSFYTAVKLIASACGSTGWVASILGVHPWHVALFDAQAQQEVWGEDEDVRISSSYAPMGKAEVVDGGYRLSGRWSFSSGCDHCTWVLLGGPAFKDGKPVDFCTYLLPIADYAIVDVWDTVGLRGTGSNDIVVEDVFIPQHRALSFIATSKCKVPGQAVNPGPLYRLPYGSVHPSTITAPIIGMAQGAYDAHVEHQRKRVRAAYAGEQSKEDPFAKVRIAEAASEIDAAWLQLTRNIDELYELAKREERLPTDLRLRVRRDQVRGTERAIAAIDRLFENSGGRAIQRGTPIQRFWRDAHAGRVHAANDAERAYVMFGTGAFGLPVENAMY
- a CDS encoding FAD-binding protein is translated as MNELVADVVIVGFGAAGACAALEAADAGADVIIVERFAGGGASAVSGGVVYAGGGTTQQLDAGVDDSVDAMYAYLRLEAGDVVSEETLRRFCEGSREMITWLEGNGVPFEGSLCPYKTSYPSDRHYLYYSGSEAAGGFRDAAKPAPRGHRVKGPGTSGKTLMTRLKEAVAKRGIRVLTQTHARSLLQDDGRVTGLVADTLRDAPAGVRARHRRLGQYAAKPGIYVPSLRKSLHRRVERLERQHGRELRITARRGVVLAAGGFIANREMVREHAPAYRGGLALGTSADDGSGIRLGVEAGAATGELGRISAWRFVTPPSAFLSGIIVDADGRRVIDESRYGAAVGEKLIEQHGSTGWLLVDAPIVAEARQDGRAQSQWFQWLQLRYLLRRGRVTGATVEEVARKAGVDAQGLRASVEAYHGVHDPMGKPAEFARRLDNPPFSLIDISVRPNLGYPTPMLTLGGLVVDEDTGAVRNAAGEPIAGLYAAGRTAVGICSRSYVSGLSLADCVFSGRRAGINSALAQGVLDKNENVF